The window gtcactgaaggatggtagaggtaatcttgagaggctaataatttttactttattagattatggacatTAGTTCATAGGAAGATTGTAAacaatggatagcaagtcatAGACTCAAGCACTTAGTAtctcattgtaatatatataagatattgAAGTGCAATTAACTTTCAGTAATAGGATGTTAAGTCAACTTTATAATTGGATTTTAATGAAGCCAGTACTATCCTATGGGTCCCTATTGTCTCAGTTCAagttcatatactttgatagtCCAATTTATAAGGATTTAATTGGTTCTTTGTTCACTTATgtgtataagggtgttttggtactTATGCAAGGTTATATAGGAATTATTGGACAATTAAGTAACCCAAACGTAAGGTGGGTTCAAGTAACTTAAACCCAGTAGGAAGTCTATAAATGTCTCCTTAGAGGTTAAGGTTTCAACTTTTGGTCTTTCATTCATTCTCCTTTATGTTACAGAGAAAGAGAGTCTTAGTTTTCACCCTCAAAATTTCCACCATCTCTGAGTGTCTAGCTTCAAAGAGGAGTCATTGCGTAAAAGATTAGTTGTTTGCAAGATCTAGCTCTAATGACTATCACACATACCAGAATCGTCTTCACCGCAAAGATTTGATCCAGGAGCATCTAGATCATTGTTAGGCACTTCTAACCCATAATCTTAGATCTATAGAAGTTTTTTAATGTTGTTTTTCTTCCGTTGCTAGGATCTAAATACCCTTAGGAAGTTTTTGCATATACTTAACAAGATCTAGGGCTACAAgacaaaataattcaaagttcCCTACAAAAATCACatgctaaattttaaaatgttattccTAACACCATGTTTTAAATAATGGAATAAtaagaatgagaaaaagaatttatttccCATCTATTAATATGTTtagattgttttttagaataataaaaaaaaattcattgttcAAATGGTATTACAATTTACTCATTCTACCTTATTTCCATTCCCATTTCTACAttccaaacataacctaaagtaGATGTTGGTTAGTATaagaaacacacacacacacacacacacacatatatatatatatatatatatatatatgtttgccactttttttttcctataatatatatatgtgcTGAACTAAGGATTTAGAATTACTCTAGATGAGATTGGTCTCATTATTAGGAAGTAATATGgtttggttgaaaaaaaatatgaaaaaatggtaTGCATAGCTAGGCAATCAACCATGACTAATGGCACTACTTAGTTGTGTTGTAGGTTAAGCAAGACAAAGTGAAAGATTAAGGAAGTTTCCTTTCTCTTGGTATAATGTAGTAGCTTAGTGATATTGCCAAAGTGAGAGTAATCGCATATATATTCTAGCAATTGGAAGATAAGTTGAATAACTTTTTCTAGACAACTTAGTTATTCCATGTTCACATAAAAGGCACCCCAAGATGCATGTGCAAGATCATGAGCATCCTGGTTGTTTGGCTTCTAAGTGAGAATGTCACATACGAGTAATCATATGTTGAGTAAGCATTATTGTTTTAATCAAGCACATTTAAGCATAAGGCATGCAAATAAAGGATTCAACATAAGTTCGGTTATGAAAATTGACATTTTTCATGGTATGTGTGCTTAAAAGGTGCAGGTACAAGCTGTAGCTTAATTTTCACTTATATGAactattattttcatgttttgcCTAAGCAAAATCAATCCTTTTTCACTAATCCTTCCTCAGGTTCACATACTTATACCTAACTTTCTCTGGTTTCCTTCGCTACTATATATCTTGTCTACTATATTTATTCACCAAAACAactactaaaataaataaatcaaattaccaagacaaaaaaaaaagcatcctaattagaaaaaaaaaataactacaaTAAAAGACAGAAAGCAAATCCCAATATTTATCTTCTTCTAATTCAACTCATGGGGTCCTCTAAAGGAATCTTCTGCTCCTTCTAATTCAACTATGCAAATCATATGTTCTTCTAAAGCTAAAATGTTCAACAAGTACAGAGAAAGCATTCAAATTATCTTCTTTAACCTATGTGTGAGCTAGTGCCTACTTTGGATTTGACTTTGGGAATGAGTAAGATATTATGAAGAATTAGAAGGTTTTAAAGGTTTTTGTCATTCCAAAGAAGTAAACAAAAAGGATAAGAAGGAAAAGACAAGAATAAAGAGTagaagtcaaaaagaaaaagattatatTGGAATGAAGGTGTAGAATTCGCTAGTCTTTCAATATCTCATGACATTAACGAAGTATAAGCTCAAAGTTTCAATACCAGAACCATTATTAATCTATTTCGATATACTGATGATGTGTCAAATTGAAGAGAACATGGGAAAGGTGTACTATGCAAACCGATGAAGCATATTTTGTATCGAATGTCAATTTGATACTAAGGAAGCATTTTGATAAAGGATAAAACGTTCTATGGTACCTTGGACTTCTTTTCAACAATTGAATCTCTTTTCAACACATTCCGATAGAAGAATTAATGTATTAAATTGTATTGGAATGTACATTAATCACTCCTTTTGATATAAATTGAAACCTACTGAAGGTGTTGGAGCATCATTTTGATATGTGAATACTATTTCGACACCAGGCAATAAAGAGCTTAATGAATCTTGATGTATCCAGTTGTATCGAAATCTACATTTGGATACCTCTAGTTGAAGATGGAAGAAGAATCGTGTATCAACTTGTATAGATTTAGGGGTCgtgtatcaaattttattttctcgtGCTTGAGCATTGTACTTTTGGCTGATGCAActattacatttttatttggttggttttatgatttttttcatttgacgTGGTAAGTTATGAATGGGTGAAATTATGTTGTATTCACATGTAAATAGCTTGTTAGCACAGAGTTATTTGGTTAGAGTTAGATACCTAGAGAGAGAATTAGTGAGTTTTACTATTGACTTATTCATGATGGAAGGCTAAATGTTTCCTACATAAGAAGGCCTTACTTTGCAATGAATTCTAATTCCTATCTCTAGAATCTGATTTCTATTACTAAATGAGTGAATTCTTGTGAATTTTTCCATGAATTTCACCTATGTGATACtcgaaaatacaaaaaattctTCCCACATATTTGCTTGATTGTGATTTAGTAAACCATTTAAAGTCTTGATCCATGAGAAACCTAAGAATGAATCTAAGATGTGTAATTGAATTTATTCCAATAGGCAATCCTATTCTATCTTATTCAGAACTCATTTGATtatatcaaattgaaatttgtaaaattatatcCTTAATTAGGTTTAGATAAAATCAAAATGCTAAATGTCTAAAGAAAGAATAGTTAATTAAAGCGTACAACTAATTCACACTCCCTAAGGAGATGACATTGCCGTtgtgctaattttttttatttttctcataaacCATTTTTGGTTCGGGAATAAAATGTTTCAATTACAAATTTGGTTTAacttttcaaaacaattttattgatACATTGTAGAAGTACaagtaataacaaaaaaaataaaaaaaaataactcactaaattataaattatggaataattttcaaacaatataAACATAAGAaagattttgtaattttcttaatagTAAACATTGGGTTGcaccatattttttattttaaaattgaaattcaattctttttttttttaaatgaaggtCGAATTTGTGCATCGGGATTAATTCAATcgctcctttttttttttaaccttttccagtttaattgaaaaattaaccATTTTCTGGCTGTTTACAGTTTAATGATAAAATTGATTGAATTGGGCCACTAGGAAATACCTATACTGTACGCTCTCCGACACAAAGTGTGACTTATGACACTACGTTATTTGTTTTTGTGGCTCAGAACAACATCAACTAcatcatttgtttgttttggaaATCCGTTGTGGGATTCCTTCTTAAAGTAAGAACACAAAAAAGTGAAAAGTGAAAAACTCCATGACGAAGGTTTGAACCTTGGTTCTAGGACGTGAGACACGTGTATGCGTCCTTACCAAGGGAGGAACCAAATGTGCTTTGATGAAAAACACACATGTAATCTATTTATATAAacaataagttaattttaattatattattatgtatTTCATATAGtaaattaaatacaagaaaaaaataaatttataactaaaactttcaatatttttaaataaaaaatattaaatacattttcatttaatattaatgtgtcttcaaatttaatatattattataaaatgtgataaattcatcatatcaatttcttctttaaaacaactttattgtttatattattattttttttcatcatttttttaagttttgattaACTTTGatcaccaatattttttttcaaaatatttataaatattttttttatatattcataaaatctaattatttatttattcataaaaaccGACATTTTTATCCTTCATTATTTATATCAGAATCTTTCAAAGTGTATATGTTGGCCACTTACAAGGAACTCTGGAAGCTGGGAGGCCCAGACAACCTAAATATGTTGCACATGACAGAGATCCCTTGCTTACTGCcgaggaaaatagtttttaaagtCAATAATTTTGTGCTTTGCTTCTTCCTCTTAAAAGAATGGATTCATTCTGTACAGCAGGACcacttaaattattatataagacCATTGAATACAGGTGTTCCTAACTCCCATCCATAGCGTGTCCTATATCTGTACCAAGCACAGCCACGCCATGGAATCCGTGATTGGCCTCCATTTTTCCACCCTCCCCAGTCCTTCCGTTCGGATGCCTTCTGGCTTCCATGCTGCAAGAGCTACCAAACCCCATTTAAGGCTAAGCCATTCTTCTCTTTCACTCCCTAAGGATCCCAGATCCCTCTCACTTGGCCACAACTCTTCTCTTTCACTCCCTCAGAGTTCTGGGGGCCGCCCACTTGACCACATTATTGGTCCTATATCTTGCATGGTAGATGGTTCACTGCCTCCTATTCATAACAGAGATCACAGAGGAGCAGCAAATGTGCCTTGGGCCTCTCGTTTTCTTAGGAACGTCGGTTGGGGCAATAGGTCAAACCACAAAGCCAAAGCAGGGTCGGATGGTGGGAGCCTTCAATCGGACAATGCTAAACAGGTTTTATTCCCTACATAGTGTAACTTTTGCCGAAAATTAATGTTTTAGTACGGTGGGATTTGGAGGGAATTGAAAGAAACTgcttagatatttttttattctattgcTTGGAACCTATTGGAATTCATAATGGAAAGGAATTAGAAGGTGATTCAGGGAAATCCATTACAAGTTTGAATGGAATTTAATCACTTGCATTGACAAAACATTTTTGCTTTCACATTTTACACGCAGCATATTTTAACCACGGGTAGAATGTCTGAGTGTAGGTTCCTTGccttcaattcctttctttttccttgttcACTACTTTCTATAGTTCCAACAAAAACTATATTTGACTACTCGTTCTACTAAAGTAATGAGAAGTACTGGAAACCTCTAGCAAGTACCTTCTTACATGCTTTATTAGGCTCATGAACAATTTGAATTTTGCGTCTTCTGCGGGGTAAGTTTGGAatgtgtttgacagtgattctagAAGACGTTTTTagtctttctaatatttgaaagacgaaaattttcaaatgttagaaaagataaaagtgtttcctaaaatcacttaCAAACGGATTCTTAGCTATCATAGTAGGAAAACAATAGAAGAAAACTTGACCTAGCAGTAATGAAACTCAGGTTTTATGATTGAGTACTTCTAAATATATTGCTATGCTGATTGATACTTATATAGTTAAAAAAGATGATCGAAATCTAGTAGTGATGTGAATATGTGCTTGCACTAGTGAAAGAGTAAGCTCCGCTTGTGAGTATCCTCAAACTTAAGAGTGTAACCTCAGGGTCATGCTGAAGCCCAAGAAGTACTCATCCAAGGGTTATCAGCTTGATGATTAGCCAAATTAATTTCACCCTCAATTTTAAATTGTTAGTGTGGTGGTAATATCTTCTATCTGGAAAATCAGAACATGATTTTACTCGTTTGAATTTTGGTCATATGCTAACTCTTACGCGAGTCAGTACTGAAACTTCGCATTGGAATTCAAGCCCTAAAGAGAAGGATGCTGGtagtttttagaattattttagaaTTACGAGAAGGATGGTGAAGAGTTCTCCATGCATCATAAGATGTCCAGAGATTTGACTAAATTACCTTCAGTCAACTAACCCCGCCTCTACCGTTCAAAAGAAGATTTGTTTTGTCCTTTGCACCTACTAAAATCATTTAAACCCCTAAAATAACTTTACAAGAAATTAACATATGAGATTGGAATTGAAGCCCTGAAAGATCTCTTCTTGCTAGGACTCTTAGCACATGACCAGTTGCTTGTCAGACAATTGTTAGCAGGGATTCACTATATTATTCATCCCCTTAATCCCCTATATCAAACTCACTCTACCACTCTTGATGTCTGGTGACAAATTCTATGATTCCCTccatttcaattaattcatcACATTCATGGAATTCCAAATCCAAATTAATATCTAGCCCTATTCTTCCATATCTTTACTAATCAACAAAAATGCGCCCAAATCTTTAAATTTGTAGGCTTATTAGCAATTGAAATGAGCATCTCCAAGTATTAGGTATAACGGAACACTTGCGTGAGCATCTCTAAGTTTCACGGGCATAAATGAAGCTAGGATAGAGGTCAACCTCCACTGAACTATTGAGCTTGATACATTCTCCatcttatttcatatttttgttttgcagCTTTTCGACATGGTAAAACGGGTGCTGCTGTCTCAGCCTATTAATTTAGCCGAACTCCACAATCAAGTATGCCTTAAGACTTTCCTGACTCTTGCTACACATAAGAATTAACCACTTAATATCATCAGAAGCTTCAACCAAGTCAGCCTTGAAAAAACCCCATCTTATTTCACATTGTTGTTTGCAGATTATTGACACAGTAAACGAGCTCAACTCTTCTCAGAAGTATAATTTAGCTCTGGAACTACTGAAGGCATATGAACCATGTGTCTCAGATGAACAGTCGCTTTCCTATTTCAGATTACATATGATAAAAACTCTCTGCTATCAAGTATGTATTAAGACTTTCTTTACCCTTGCTACACATAAGAATTAACAacttggtgtttgtttttttaatttaatattaaatataatttacttTCAGATTTTaagattgttttttatttttattttttatttttttattatttatttttaaaatattttgactaaaaaaaatacttttttactTAATACTAAAATTAACTCTttgaaacaattaaaatataatctCAACATAACTCTGGGCTTATTAATACTGAATacctaataaaaataacataataaaaaataaataacataatatttaatactattaaattgtatttagaattaaataaagttttatttagatttaagtataaaaaaattaaataataaaaaaaaatcaccatcTTAATAACATCAAAAGTTTGAAACGTACAATCTATATCATTGgctttttttagtattttcttggAATCAAACATGGCTTAAAGCGCACTACTAATTTGATTACTCACTATATCATTGATGCATACTATTCACTTGGCTTTTCAAGGGAGAAGCAGAAAAATAGTGGCAAACAAGCATTTTTCTTTATGCTATCCACCATTAATTTTAGAGGAATAAGGCTTCAAAAGGCATGGGGTTTTAAACCAACTTTAATTAGTAGCAAAATTATCCTGAAGTTTTGTATCGCATTCtccccaattttattttttttatccccaGTTGGGACATTGTACATGTTCCTTCACAGTCTTCTCTTCTCATTTTGGGTGCCTGTATGAACTTGAGATGTTTCCCACAGcctaaataatttcaataattatttgCTTACTAAATTTCCATCCCTAATCATTTCAATTTTCGTAATTTGCTTCCTGAATTTGTGTTTCTTACAGGAAAAATACCAAGAAGCCTCCAACTATTGGATACAACTTTATGATATGGAGAACTATCGACAAATCCTGCATCAATTGTCTTCCAAGATGAAGGTTTGTTGTTTGTGACGTTTTactaaaagaatatatatatatatatgtacttcTAGTTGAAGGAAGGAAAATGTTAAAGGTAATACAAAGTAACCTTATTCCATGAAGTAAAATTGTTATCTTTACTAGTTTCTCCTTTGAAATACTTCGAACTAAAGGAACTCTTATTCCTCTTAAACCTTCTTTTGAATGAAGAAAAGTTGAAGGGAAGTatgataaaaggaaaataaggggggaaaaaaggaagaaaagaaataaaaatgaaggaaagggaaaaaaaaaattaaaccaattgattttttttttcacattttttgaaATACATTTCCttacttttcattttcatataaaaaaatattgaattttaaaatatatgagttcttaaataatttttattatattttctttttttatatatttttcatggtaaACTAAAGAACGAtcgaatatattttttattaatatgctatattaacttttaaaatatgtttttactATATTTAGAGTccagtgattttaaaaagtgattttagtttttctaacacttaaaaaattttattttttaagtattacaaaagttaaaaatgctttctaaaatcattatcaaatgcactcttaatttatttttatttttatttcttacttcTTTGGTAAACTAAACAATTCCTTTTTATGGTTTTCTTTTCCCTAATACATTTAACTATCCAAACTAACCTtagattaagaaaaataataagaataatatatataattaagaaaaataataataatatataaatattttacaatttgtCACCAACTCCTCCCCAATTGCCAAACAAGGTTTTTGGATAGGGAGAAATATTCAATATGTAGaaaatacttaaattattttgagcATGGCATATGATCGATGGCAAGGCTCCAAGGAAAGAAATGCACACTTTAAAATGTACAGCTCTCTACTAGGTTGCAATTTCTCTTCTCCCTTTTGGTGAGTGATAGGCATATACCTAAATTATTAGATGAGTTCTGATAAATATCTTTACCTTTACAGCCATTTATATTGTACGAGTTGAGTCGAGATAAGAATGCAATTGACAAATTCGTTGAGTTTGACAAGAAGGGAGATCAATCGATGCCACCCAACGAGCCTGACCTCATGAATTGAGAGacttgaagaaaatgaaaatatagttTTAGTGCTCTTTACTTCTATTAATTAATAAGATATGAGATAACTATATTCTTTTGTATTTGGGTTTTGGTGTTTCAACTTTTTGCGTcttataattttcatcaaagTATCCAAGACCTTCATGGTTGTCCTGAAATTTTCATTTGAGCATATATCTTTaagatttttgttcaaaaattgTAGTTTTAACTGCGCTTTCTCTATTTCTTTTAGATcattttatccttttattttttagatgatATTTTTGCTCTTTTTCTATTGCATGAAAGGTGCATTTGACAGCAATGAATagaaaccaaaattgaaaatcacAATAGCatatgaaagagaaaaataaaaatctggaAAGATTGAATTTGCTTTTtataagaatgattttttttattctattcctACAAATAGAGGAGGCTATGGTCGCCACTTGCATCTACTGCTATGTATAGTAATTAGTACATGTCAAAtaaccaatttttctaaaagcttaaactagCAAGATTTTAATTCAACATACATATCATGCTCCTTAGAAGACCCTATACCCACACATGGAGAGACAAACAAAGAATTTAgattcatatccaacaaacagGAGACGAATAGACATACATGCAAATTTAGGAGAGTTACCAAATGGGGAAACAAATATGCAAATTGCGGAGAGGTGGTTTCAACCTACAACCTCCTGTCAAATCAAATTTTGGTATCATGTTGAACAACAAATTTTTCTACAAGTTTAAATTTACAAGATTTGGGTTCCATATACATATAATGCTCCTAAACAGTACAAGTATATCATATTATTCTAATCAAACCTAGTCATAGTAAAGCGTGGCTATAGTTGGCACAAATATAGGATACAATGACAAGAAGTAGCATTCCCTTATTATAGGGGAATGATAAGAAAGTTTGGGATATATATAGCCGCGGTGGTGTAATGCCCACCAATAAATTAAAGCTATATGCAATAGTGGAGTTCGTGTTTTCTGCGACCATAAGTTCTTTATACTCATGCATCTGTTAGTACTTGCAACAAAAGAGGCTATATGGCAAGGCCAATTTATTGTGTCGCTTCCATATGGTCCCTAGAGAGTTGAGAACATTTAGTTAAGGTTGCATTTCGACCACGACTataagttagtttttttttatttttttattttttttataatttgtaaataaaaagtGTCCActtctttttgttcaatgaGCTTAACTTCTCCCACTTTCATGATCAATAAAGAGAACTAGAACAATCATTCTGAGTGCTTAACATAAAACCATCATTATTAAATCATCTCTAAATGATTCAATTACAATACGAATCACATAGGATTTGATAGGATATCAAAATAATCTCTGAAAcgcaaaatcaaaacaatttttgcaTGAAATATTTCTCCTAGACATCTTCTACGGTTAACTTGCTCCCTTGAAAGTTAATCTTCTCAAAAGATTACTCTTTAATAATCTCTTTTTCAACCAATTATTTAGTTACATTTTCCTTAATTAGAATGGCCTTAACTTCTTCATTTGTGAAGTCTAGCTAATTCAATCTTAGGTTAATCATCGAAGAGCAGGGGTAAATTGAGTGGTggtcaatttttataatttttaagattaatgaatgcaaatgattaaacaaaaaataataagtagTATATCAATAATGTATGAAATAAAGATAAGAGAAGATAGATGCAAACACTATTTGACTCAACCCAATCCTTGTCTATGACCATTCTTTTCAAGCTCCAACTATGTTGAGGGTTCCACTACTCTATGGTTTCAATCCAAGCCTTCAACTTGTACAATTAGATTATACTTCCAATGGACCCTTTACAACTCTTCTTCAAATGAATACCTACACTTGAATATCTTTTTCAAAGTCATTAAGTAGAGGAAAAGATGAAAACTACTAGGAACCCCGAGTTTCTTGGCCTTAGATCTTATAGAGTGCATTCTATCTATCCCTAGGCCCTCTAGATTTAAAGCAATGAAAAACAATGGCTATAAAAAACCATATTAAAACCTAGATCTAGAGATGGTGAATCCATACCTACAATCTAGATGTTCTTAGATCGAATCCATTCTATAAGGGGCACACTATCTATCCCAACGCTTTCTATATCTGAAGCAATGGAAACCAATGGTTATAAGAAAATGGTGTCAAAGAAGATGTGACACCATCAAATCCAATTCAAAAATGGTGTCAAAGAAGATGTTATGGGTATCGTAGAACTCGTCTACCTAAGGGTTTTCCACAATGATCTCTCTTTCCATGGATCCTGGCATAAGAAAAGAGTGagcttctctttctctcttgagGGTGGCTAGGATTTCTCTTAATCTCTCTttagaaaatgatggaaaaatgTCAAAAGCTtgaaccctaaacccctaaggGTTTTTATATAGGATTCCCtatgagcttaagtgacttgagcccaaacTAGGCTTAGGTCACCCAATCCAACCCACTTAGtcctaattaatttattagctCTAATGAGCTTCAATTAATTACTTAGCCCAATCCATCAATCTAGAAAGACCGTGTATAAAATTTCATGCAACCTTGCATTTTACAAAAATGCCTTTGTGCATTCTTATGAACTATGAGCCTAAATCCCTCAAATTAAAAGTGCTACCATGAACTAAGAGCTCGAGCAAGGTccactaagacccataggaaaatactaaCTCCCTcataattctaaagttgactcaacagtccattaaatataattaattgcATTGTaatatcctatgaaattacaataaGGCAAAGCTCGGTTTTGTGACTTACTATTTATTGCATGTAAACTCCTCATGAACTAGTGTATGTAATCTAATAGGATAGTACTATCAAcccatcaagattacctctataATCCTTTTGTTACACATCCTCCTaaagagtatatgtcaaattccacttaaagGATTATCTCAGCCACATATTTCATGTTCACATGTCATTTGAATCGCCTAAGGGGATACATTGTGTCAACCTTATAAGATATGATAGTGTCTTTATTAAGAATGCTTGTTGCCACCAACCTTCATCAATAATGACTCATAAGTCAAagtctttttataatttcaaggcaagcaaatgAGAAAACAAACATGCAAATTACAGAGAGGTAGCTCGAACCTACAACCACCTGTCAAACCAAGCTCTTATATCATGttaaacaaccaattttcctaaaaacttaagttTGCGGGATTTGGGCTCAATATGCATATTATGCTCCATAATAGTACCACTATAtgaaaaaattaggaaaaaatgtaacaaaataaaaatatttgaaaaatgagacaacttttgacattttcaaccaaatattattaaaatata of the Vitis vinifera cultivar Pinot Noir 40024 chromosome 10, ASM3070453v1 genome contains:
- the LOC100855345 gene encoding uncharacterized protein LOC100855345 isoform X2, encoding MESVIGLHFSTLPSPSVRMPSGFHAARATKPHLRLSHSSLSLPKDPRSLSLGHNSSLSLPQSSGGRPLDHIIGPISCMVDGSLPPIHNRDHRGAANVPWASRFLRNVGWGNRSNHKAKAGSDGGSLQSDNAKQIIDTVNELNSSQKYNLALELLKAYEPCVSDEQSLSYFRLHMIKTLCYQEKYQEASNYWIQLYDMENYRQILHQLSSKMKPFILYELSRDKNAIDKFVEFDKKGDQSMPPNEPDLMN
- the LOC100855345 gene encoding uncharacterized protein LOC100855345 isoform X1: MESVIGLHFSTLPSPSVRMPSGFHAARATKPHLRLSHSSLSLPKDPRSLSLGHNSSLSLPQSSGGRPLDHIIGPISCMVDGSLPPIHNRDHRGAANVPWASRFLRNVGWGNRSNHKAKAGSDGGSLQSDNAKQLFDMVKRVLLSQPINLAELHNQIIDTVNELNSSQKYNLALELLKAYEPCVSDEQSLSYFRLHMIKTLCYQEKYQEASNYWIQLYDMENYRQILHQLSSKMKPFILYELSRDKNAIDKFVEFDKKGDQSMPPNEPDLMN